In a genomic window of Labrys wisconsinensis:
- a CDS encoding cupin domain-containing protein — MPGVDLGALLRRVREARGLSQRQLAKRAGISNATISLMESNAVNPSVGALKRVLDAVPIGLAEFFALDESHARKVFYRAGELMEIGRGPVSYRQVGTDLRGRALQMISERYAPGADSGKILLQHQGEECGIIIRGELEVTVGADKAVLGPGDAYAFDSREPHRFRNVGEVPCELVSACTPPSF, encoded by the coding sequence ATGCCGGGGGTGGATCTCGGCGCGCTGCTGCGCCGGGTGCGCGAGGCGCGCGGCCTGTCGCAGCGCCAGCTCGCCAAGCGGGCCGGCATCTCCAACGCCACGATCTCGCTGATGGAGTCCAACGCGGTCAACCCCTCGGTCGGGGCGCTGAAGCGCGTGCTGGACGCAGTGCCGATCGGGCTTGCCGAGTTCTTCGCCCTCGATGAGAGCCATGCACGCAAGGTGTTCTATCGCGCCGGCGAGCTGATGGAGATCGGCCGCGGCCCGGTGTCCTACCGCCAGGTCGGCACGGACCTGCGCGGGCGGGCGCTGCAGATGATCTCCGAGCGCTATGCCCCAGGCGCCGACAGCGGCAAGATCCTGCTGCAGCACCAGGGCGAGGAATGCGGCATCATCATCCGCGGCGAGCTCGAGGTGACGGTCGGCGCCGACAAGGCCGTGCTGGGCCCGGGCGACGCCTATGCCTTCGACAGCCGCGAGCCGCATCGCTTCCGCAATGTCGGCGAGGTGCCCTGCGAGCTGGTGAGCGCCTGCACGCCGCCCTCGTTCTGA
- a CDS encoding aspartate aminotransferase family protein — MNAPTRVVPNNLEAFWMPFTANRQFKANPRLFVSAKDMHYRTADGREVLDGTAGLWCCNAGHSRPRIVEAIQNQVAELDYAPAFQMGHPKAFELSSRLIQLTPKGIDHVFYTNSGSESVETALKMAIAYHRVKGEGSRFRLIGRERGYHGVNFGGVSVGGIVGNRKMFGTLLTGVDHIRHTHDLTRNAFSRGQPEYGAEFAEDLERVIQLHDASTVAAVIVEPVAGSTGVLIPPKGYLERIRAICDKYGVLLIFDEVITGFGRLGQPFAADYFGVTPDLMTTAKGITSGVIPMGAVFVKKEIHDAFMNGPEHLIEFFHGYTYSANPVACAAALGTLDTYQEEGLLTRAAELADHWADGVHSLKDLPHVIDTRNLGLIGAIELEPIAGQPTKRAFTAFLDAYEKGLLIRTTGDIIALSPPLIITKAQIDQLFDTLRGVLKALD, encoded by the coding sequence ATGAACGCGCCGACCCGCGTCGTCCCCAACAACCTCGAAGCGTTCTGGATGCCGTTCACCGCGAACCGGCAGTTCAAGGCCAATCCGCGCCTGTTCGTCAGCGCCAAGGACATGCACTACCGCACCGCCGACGGGCGCGAGGTGCTCGACGGCACCGCGGGCCTGTGGTGCTGCAATGCCGGCCATTCCCGCCCCAGGATCGTCGAGGCGATCCAGAACCAGGTGGCCGAGCTCGACTATGCCCCGGCCTTCCAGATGGGTCATCCCAAGGCGTTCGAATTGTCCTCGCGCCTGATCCAGCTGACGCCCAAGGGCATCGACCACGTCTTCTACACCAATTCCGGCTCCGAATCGGTCGAGACGGCGCTAAAGATGGCGATCGCCTATCACCGGGTGAAGGGCGAGGGCAGCCGCTTCCGCCTGATCGGGCGCGAGCGCGGCTATCACGGCGTCAATTTCGGCGGCGTCTCGGTCGGCGGCATCGTCGGCAACCGCAAGATGTTCGGCACGCTGCTCACCGGCGTCGACCACATCCGCCACACCCACGACCTCACGCGCAACGCCTTCTCGCGCGGCCAGCCCGAATACGGCGCCGAGTTCGCCGAGGACCTGGAGCGCGTCATCCAGCTGCACGACGCCTCCACCGTCGCGGCCGTGATCGTCGAGCCGGTGGCCGGCTCCACCGGCGTGCTGATCCCGCCCAAGGGCTATCTCGAGCGCATCCGTGCCATCTGCGACAAATACGGCGTGCTCCTGATCTTCGACGAGGTGATCACCGGCTTCGGCCGCCTCGGCCAGCCCTTCGCCGCCGACTATTTCGGCGTCACCCCCGACCTGATGACCACCGCCAAGGGCATCACCTCGGGCGTCATCCCGATGGGCGCGGTGTTCGTGAAGAAGGAGATCCATGACGCCTTCATGAACGGGCCGGAGCACCTCATCGAGTTCTTCCACGGCTACACCTATTCGGCCAATCCGGTGGCCTGCGCCGCCGCGCTCGGCACCCTCGACACCTACCAGGAGGAGGGGCTGCTGACCCGGGCCGCCGAGCTCGCCGACCACTGGGCCGACGGGGTGCATTCGCTGAAGGACCTGCCGCACGTCATCGACACCCGCAATCTCGGCCTGATCGGCGCGATCGAGCTCGAGCCGATCGCCGGCCAGCCGACCAAGCGCGCCTTCACCGCCTTCCTCGACGCCTACGAGAAGGGCCTGCTGATCCGCACCACCGGCGACATCATCGCCCTGTCGCCGCCGCTGATCATCACCAAGGCGCAGATCGACCAGCTGTTCGACACGCTGCGCGGCGTGCTGAAGGCGCTGGATTGA
- a CDS encoding CoA-acylating methylmalonate-semialdehyde dehydrogenase translates to MQRIGNLVGGKPVETTSGRFSGVFNPATGEEVAELGLSSAEDVDAAVRAAKAALPAWASTPPLKRARFMFKFKELLEANADAVAREISREHGKTHSDALGEVQRGIEVVEFACGIPHLLAGEFSRNVGPSIDTHSDRQPLGVVAGITPFNFPAMVPLWMYPVAIACGNTFILKPSERDPSAALFVASLLLQTGLPAGVFNLVQGDKTAVDAILHHPDIKAVSFVGSTPIAQYIYATAAAAGKRCQALGGAKNHMVVMPDADMDQAADALVSAGYGSAGERCMAISVAVPIGDRTADALVERLLPRIAKLKVGPATDKDAEMGPLVTRQHRDKVIGYIDAGVKEGAELVVDGRGLKLQGYENGYFVGPTLFDRVTEGMSIYREEIFGPVLAMVRARDYDHAAKMINEHEYGNGTAIFTRDGDAARAFADQIEVGMVGVNVPLPVPVAYHSFGGWKRSLFGDHSIYGMEGVRFYTRLKTVTARWPTGIRAGVNLNFPNLN, encoded by the coding sequence ATGCAGCGTATCGGCAATCTCGTCGGCGGCAAGCCTGTCGAAACCACCAGCGGCCGCTTCTCCGGCGTGTTCAACCCCGCCACCGGCGAAGAGGTGGCCGAGCTCGGCCTGTCCTCCGCCGAGGACGTCGATGCCGCGGTGCGTGCCGCCAAGGCGGCCCTGCCGGCCTGGGCCAGCACGCCGCCGCTGAAACGCGCCCGCTTCATGTTCAAGTTCAAGGAGCTGCTTGAAGCCAATGCCGACGCCGTCGCCCGCGAGATCTCGCGCGAGCATGGCAAGACCCATTCCGACGCGCTCGGCGAAGTGCAGCGCGGCATCGAGGTGGTCGAGTTCGCCTGCGGCATCCCGCATCTCCTCGCCGGAGAGTTCTCGCGCAATGTCGGGCCTTCGATCGACACCCATTCCGACCGCCAGCCGCTCGGCGTGGTCGCTGGCATCACGCCGTTCAACTTCCCGGCCATGGTGCCGCTGTGGATGTATCCGGTGGCGATCGCCTGCGGCAACACCTTCATCCTCAAGCCGTCGGAGCGCGACCCCTCGGCCGCGCTGTTCGTTGCGAGCCTCCTCCTGCAGACCGGGCTGCCCGCCGGCGTGTTCAACCTGGTGCAGGGCGACAAGACCGCGGTCGATGCCATCCTGCATCACCCCGACATCAAGGCGGTGAGCTTCGTCGGCTCCACCCCGATCGCCCAGTACATCTATGCCACCGCCGCGGCGGCCGGGAAGCGCTGCCAGGCGCTCGGCGGGGCCAAGAACCACATGGTGGTCATGCCCGACGCCGATATGGACCAGGCGGCCGACGCCCTGGTCTCCGCCGGTTACGGCTCGGCCGGCGAGCGCTGCATGGCGATCTCCGTCGCGGTGCCGATCGGCGACCGTACGGCCGACGCGTTGGTCGAGCGCCTGCTGCCGCGCATCGCCAAGCTCAAGGTCGGCCCGGCCACCGACAAGGACGCCGAGATGGGGCCCCTCGTCACCCGGCAGCACCGCGACAAGGTGATCGGCTATATCGATGCCGGCGTGAAGGAGGGGGCCGAGCTGGTGGTCGACGGCCGCGGCCTCAAGCTGCAGGGCTACGAGAACGGCTATTTCGTCGGCCCGACCCTGTTCGACCGCGTCACCGAGGGCATGTCGATCTACAGGGAGGAGATCTTCGGCCCGGTGCTCGCCATGGTCCGCGCCCGCGACTACGACCACGCTGCCAAGATGATCAACGAGCACGAATATGGCAACGGCACCGCCATCTTCACCCGCGACGGCGATGCGGCCCGCGCCTTCGCCGACCAGATCGAGGTCGGCATGGTCGGCGTCAACGTGCCGCTGCCGGTGCCGGTCGCCTATCACTCCTTCGGCGGCTGGAAGCGCTCGCTCTTCGGCGACCATTCCATCTACGGCATGGAGGGCGTGCGCTTCTACACCCGCCTGAAGACCGTGACCGCCCGCTGGCCGACGGGCATCCGCGCCGGCGTGAACCTCAACTTCCCGAACCTGAACTGA
- a CDS encoding GGDEF domain-containing protein — MAGGEFPESDLIDLVAAPLVVLRADGRSIVRLNAAMRRLAGRPGDWQAPATMADLVGRDAAARLANRLADAPEQANILACNFMGVERAVAFHPARHGDGWLLTAMPADDPAQAPEWTRELRQILDWLPVGVEIMDGEMRTLMVNRHEMELLGYAPEETSNLEDWWRLAYPDPDYRDLARRSWTEGVERARAGNAEMVPQEWRVRCRDGTVKVIQFRYRAVGSVHVNVYSDVTRERQLEAMLIQMATTDSLTGLANRRHFFDSAEACLGATTAASGPLALAILDVDHFKAINDRHGHGTGDLVLQEIARRCRGEMRPNDIVARIGGEEFAAILPATSDQEAAHIGERIRAAVAGSPVAAGRAAIQATLSIGIATASDPALGVDRLYEHADHALYVAKRLGRNRVHLSTPDAAMPFAPPRLEGSFPGALAARLSSGSGS, encoded by the coding sequence ATGGCGGGCGGCGAATTTCCGGAGTCCGATCTGATCGACCTCGTCGCCGCGCCTCTGGTCGTGCTGCGGGCGGACGGCCGCAGCATCGTGCGCCTGAACGCGGCCATGCGGCGCCTCGCCGGCCGGCCCGGGGACTGGCAGGCGCCGGCGACGATGGCGGACCTCGTCGGCCGCGATGCCGCCGCGCGGCTCGCCAACCGGCTGGCCGATGCGCCCGAGCAGGCCAACATCCTCGCCTGCAACTTCATGGGTGTCGAGCGCGCCGTCGCCTTCCATCCCGCCCGGCACGGGGACGGCTGGCTGCTGACGGCGATGCCGGCCGACGATCCCGCCCAGGCGCCGGAATGGACGCGGGAGCTGCGCCAGATCCTCGACTGGCTGCCGGTCGGCGTCGAGATCATGGACGGCGAGATGCGCACGCTCATGGTCAACCGCCACGAGATGGAGCTGCTCGGCTACGCGCCGGAGGAGACGAGCAACCTGGAAGACTGGTGGCGCCTGGCCTATCCCGACCCGGACTATCGGGATCTCGCCCGCCGCTCCTGGACCGAGGGCGTCGAGCGGGCGCGCGCCGGGAATGCCGAGATGGTGCCGCAGGAATGGCGCGTGCGCTGCCGCGACGGCACCGTCAAGGTGATCCAGTTCCGCTACCGCGCGGTCGGGTCCGTGCACGTCAACGTCTATTCCGACGTGACGCGGGAGCGCCAGCTCGAGGCGATGCTGATCCAGATGGCGACGACCGACAGCCTGACCGGGCTCGCCAACCGCCGGCATTTCTTCGACAGCGCCGAGGCCTGCCTCGGGGCGACGACGGCGGCCTCCGGGCCGTTGGCGCTGGCCATCCTCGACGTCGACCATTTCAAGGCGATCAACGACCGTCACGGCCATGGCACGGGCGACCTGGTGCTGCAGGAGATCGCCCGGCGCTGCCGCGGCGAGATGCGCCCGAACGACATCGTCGCCCGGATCGGCGGCGAGGAGTTCGCCGCCATCCTGCCGGCGACCTCCGACCAGGAGGCCGCGCATATCGGCGAGCGGATCCGAGCGGCCGTGGCCGGCAGCCCGGTGGCGGCCGGCAGGGCCGCGATCCAGGCCACGCTCAGCATCGGCATCGCCACCGCGTCCGACCCGGCGCTGGGCGTGGACAGGCTCTACGAGCACGCCGACCACGCCCTCTACGTCGCCAAGCGCCTCGGCCGCAACCGGGTGCACCTGAGCACGCCGGACGCGGCGATGCCGTTCGCACCGCCGCGCCTGGAGGGCTCCTTCCCCGGCGCCCTCGCGGCCCGCCTCAGTTCAGGTTCGGGAAGTTGA
- a CDS encoding outer membrane protein: MMLRHLLVSTAVVVAFSAPALAQDQTAVPVDSVLPYSWTGFYAGAHAGYGWGSQHDNLSVPTGGGAPDDSFNANGAVGGLHAGYNAQIDSIVFGLEADIDLSGISGSTHASVVGAEGSTISRLSLSSSWQGSVRARIGYAFDRLLIYGTGGVAFGDAKVSGSVENSIEAFDIRSGAYSGSQTQTLVGWTAGGGVEYAFDDHWSARFEARYTDFGKASYRLVGPGGTLRFKSGFDETMALVGVSYRF, from the coding sequence ATGATGCTTCGCCATCTCCTGGTTTCGACGGCTGTTGTTGTGGCTTTTTCCGCTCCGGCGCTGGCTCAGGATCAGACCGCTGTGCCGGTCGACTCGGTATTGCCTTATTCATGGACCGGCTTCTATGCCGGCGCCCATGCCGGTTACGGCTGGGGCTCGCAGCATGACAACCTCAGCGTCCCGACCGGCGGAGGAGCTCCGGACGACAGTTTCAATGCCAACGGCGCGGTTGGCGGTCTTCATGCCGGTTATAACGCGCAGATCGATTCGATCGTGTTCGGCCTTGAAGCCGACATAGACCTGTCCGGCATCAGCGGCAGCACCCACGCGTCAGTCGTCGGTGCGGAAGGCAGCACGATCAGTCGCTTGTCGCTCAGCAGCAGCTGGCAGGGCTCCGTGCGCGCCCGGATCGGCTATGCTTTCGACCGCCTGCTGATCTATGGCACGGGCGGCGTCGCTTTCGGCGATGCCAAGGTGAGCGGTTCCGTCGAGAACAGCATCGAGGCGTTTGATATACGCAGCGGCGCGTATTCAGGCTCTCAGACACAAACCCTCGTCGGCTGGACGGCCGGTGGTGGCGTCGAATATGCCTTTGACGATCATTGGAGCGCGCGCTTCGAGGCGCGATACACCGACTTCGGCAAGGCCTCCTATCGTCTCGTCGGCCCTGGGGGGACGCTGAGGTTCAAGTCGGGCTTTGACGAGACCATGGCGCTGGTCGGGGTAAGCTACAGATTCTGA
- a CDS encoding NADAR domain-containing protein, with the protein MRVILKSGVLALSCETEAEQEALAAWSDAARNHVFHLDKASARGAALIDLGLKADACREPINILFEGGDPQWRPISNLAHTPFTLRGRFYASVEGFWQGLKFEAEEERLRVARLWGVAAKRAAPRGPPGATFIYEDQVHARGGPEHRALMAQACGAKFNQNAAAREALLATRERPLTHRARRDSETIPGALMADMWMRLRARLQDATGIGVQDLAKPEADGRILYFARDRETFGFMSHFHPAPIEIDGETWATAEHFYQAQKSFDPAYRAAIRAAETPGAAKQLAARPDPRRARRSWFADFAQEPRADWPEVKLDLMRRADWAKFTQHETLQKRLLATGTAELVEDSPYDAFWGTGPDGAGLNWAGRVLMEIREKLRDLAIPTH; encoded by the coding sequence ATGCGTGTCATCTTGAAATCTGGCGTTCTCGCCCTGTCGTGCGAGACTGAGGCTGAACAAGAGGCGCTTGCCGCATGGAGCGATGCGGCGAGAAATCATGTCTTCCATCTCGACAAGGCATCGGCGAGGGGCGCTGCGTTGATTGATCTCGGCCTGAAGGCAGATGCCTGTCGCGAGCCGATCAACATTCTCTTCGAAGGCGGCGATCCGCAATGGCGGCCGATCAGCAATCTCGCCCACACGCCCTTCACGCTGAGAGGGCGCTTCTACGCGAGCGTCGAGGGCTTTTGGCAAGGGCTGAAGTTCGAAGCGGAAGAGGAGCGTCTTCGCGTCGCTCGATTGTGGGGCGTGGCGGCCAAGAGGGCGGCGCCACGCGGGCCGCCAGGTGCAACGTTCATCTATGAAGATCAGGTCCATGCTCGCGGCGGCCCGGAGCACCGCGCCCTGATGGCGCAGGCATGCGGCGCGAAATTCAATCAGAACGCGGCGGCAAGAGAGGCTCTTCTCGCCACCAGGGAACGGCCGCTCACCCATCGCGCCCGGCGCGACAGCGAAACGATCCCCGGAGCGCTGATGGCGGACATGTGGATGCGCCTGCGCGCCAGGCTGCAAGACGCGACCGGGATTGGCGTGCAGGACCTGGCGAAGCCGGAGGCGGACGGCCGCATCCTGTACTTTGCCCGGGATCGTGAAACCTTCGGCTTCATGTCGCATTTCCATCCGGCCCCGATCGAGATCGATGGCGAGACATGGGCGACCGCCGAGCATTTCTACCAGGCGCAGAAATCGTTCGATCCGGCCTACAGGGCGGCCATCCGGGCCGCCGAAACGCCCGGCGCCGCAAAGCAGCTCGCCGCCCGCCCGGATCCGCGGCGTGCTCGCCGATCCTGGTTTGCGGACTTCGCACAAGAGCCGCGCGCCGACTGGCCCGAGGTCAAGCTCGACCTCATGCGCCGGGCGGATTGGGCCAAGTTCACCCAGCACGAAACGCTTCAAAAGCGCCTTCTGGCCACGGGCACGGCGGAGCTGGTCGAGGATAGCCCCTACGACGCGTTCTGGGGAACCGGACCCGATGGAGCCGGCCTCAATTGGGCGGGGAGGGTGCTGATGGAGATCCGCGAGAAGCTTCGCGACCTTGCGATCCCGACACACTGA
- a CDS encoding caspase family protein, translating into MKWLLGLVITALILFGSVASASAGTRVALLIANSAYERKLVDPASDVALLQTAFKTAGFDLVDTVLDLGRDGMIQALRSFQPEAAKADIAVIYYSGYAMHWADENYLIPVDAKLARVGDIEDEAISLDRVLETLDEAKTLKLVLLDACRENPFLLHMKHAPTGLDSVLQCLVPVEAKTPDALVVLAGHGRAVAVVGDGRVSPFADALARRLIEPGVALRRALDNVRNDVLAATGQRQEPFAFDSSADGRIFLGK; encoded by the coding sequence GTGAAGTGGCTCCTGGGGCTCGTCATCACGGCATTGATCCTATTCGGAAGCGTCGCTTCGGCGTCCGCCGGGACGCGCGTCGCCCTGCTGATCGCCAACTCGGCTTATGAGAGAAAGCTCGTAGATCCGGCGAGCGACGTGGCGCTGCTGCAGACCGCGTTCAAGACGGCCGGGTTCGACCTGGTGGATACGGTGCTTGATCTTGGTCGCGACGGCATGATTCAAGCGTTGCGCTCGTTCCAGCCGGAGGCGGCCAAGGCCGACATCGCAGTCATCTACTATTCCGGCTATGCGATGCATTGGGCGGACGAGAACTATTTGATTCCGGTGGACGCCAAGCTCGCCAGGGTCGGGGACATCGAAGATGAGGCGATATCGCTCGACCGGGTTCTCGAGACGCTCGACGAGGCGAAAACTTTGAAACTGGTTCTCCTCGACGCCTGCCGCGAGAACCCGTTTTTGCTGCACATGAAGCATGCTCCGACGGGCCTGGATTCCGTGTTGCAGTGCCTGGTTCCGGTAGAGGCAAAAACGCCCGATGCTTTGGTCGTCCTTGCGGGTCACGGCCGTGCCGTGGCTGTCGTCGGCGACGGACGCGTCAGCCCATTCGCCGATGCGCTTGCAAGGCGATTGATCGAACCGGGAGTCGCTCTTCGCCGCGCGCTCGACAACGTCCGAAACGACGTGCTCGCCGCCACCGGACAACGCCAGGAGCCGTTCGCTTTTGATTCTTCCGCGGACGGCAGGATCTTCCTCGGCAAATAG
- a CDS encoding Imm10 family immunity protein, translated as MRFLASVIHAEYDENGILVVGFANDPFDPQTYVTIDMAPEPDEQDFRLRLDGLHIETSVPRLEGYDLVEDIALRDRRVLVRLHAGPAAKAGIDPVIEIDLNNSFEDWDKLEEAIAELNARISQVSRRRVPRWQ; from the coding sequence ATGAGATTCCTGGCAAGCGTCATCCACGCCGAATATGACGAAAACGGCATTCTGGTTGTCGGATTCGCCAACGATCCTTTCGACCCCCAAACATACGTCACCATCGACATGGCCCCCGAGCCGGACGAGCAAGACTTCAGGCTGCGCTTGGATGGCCTCCACATCGAAACAAGCGTCCCCAGGCTGGAGGGCTATGACCTCGTGGAAGACATCGCCCTGCGGGACAGGCGTGTTCTTGTCCGTCTTCATGCAGGCCCCGCTGCCAAAGCCGGCATAGATCCAGTCATCGAAATCGATCTGAACAACTCTTTCGAAGACTGGGACAAGCTCGAAGAGGCGATTGCCGAGCTCAATGCGCGAATTTCCCAAGTGTCGAGACGTCGGGTGCCGAGATGGCAGTGA
- a CDS encoding Imm10 family immunity protein yields the protein MNFSARYIHIEDDGEGLTVGFADHSHDPDNYVTLDLAHEPDEQDLRLGMDGLHIDTSISHINGYNIVEKVELCDDRLMIMLKMRFAEKVRVDPIIKIGLNDPSAEHSKLDEAITKLKTRLP from the coding sequence ATGAACTTCTCAGCGAGATATATCCACATCGAGGACGACGGCGAAGGACTGACGGTCGGATTCGCTGATCATTCTCATGATCCCGACAACTATGTCACTCTCGACTTGGCTCATGAGCCGGACGAGCAGGATCTGAGGCTCGGCATGGATGGATTGCATATCGACACAAGCATTTCACACATCAACGGATACAATATTGTTGAGAAAGTGGAATTGTGTGACGACCGATTGATGATAATGCTTAAAATGAGATTTGCTGAAAAAGTGAGAGTAGATCCGATCATCAAGATCGGTCTGAACGACCCTTCTGCAGAGCATTCGAAGCTCGATGAGGCGATCACCAAGCTCAAGACACGCCTTCCGTGA
- a CDS encoding SMI1/KNR4 family protein, with protein MRDLSELNLNEGGGPVKRPPPSPGTIAAFEREFGVTLPADYLGLLRFSNGGHPELDVPTLSDGSLSDSSVNRFHHLDEDRGSTESLWRATRDWRAVLGEKKIPFAGDGTGNVFVLDLGQEPATVSICLHEEGFELEPLAPSFAAFIDSLDLDPDLEEDFDEDEA; from the coding sequence ATGCGCGATCTATCCGAGTTGAACCTCAACGAGGGCGGCGGGCCCGTAAAGCGCCCGCCGCCCTCACCGGGCACCATCGCGGCGTTCGAGCGCGAATTCGGCGTTACCCTTCCGGCCGACTATCTCGGCCTTCTGCGATTCTCGAACGGCGGACATCCGGAACTCGATGTCCCGACGTTGTCGGACGGGTCATTGTCCGACTCGTCCGTCAATCGCTTCCACCATCTCGACGAGGATCGCGGCAGCACCGAAAGCCTTTGGCGCGCAACCCGGGATTGGCGAGCCGTCCTCGGCGAGAAGAAGATCCCCTTTGCCGGCGACGGCACCGGCAACGTGTTCGTGCTCGACCTCGGCCAGGAGCCGGCGACGGTTTCGATCTGTCTGCATGAGGAGGGGTTCGAGCTCGAGCCGCTGGCACCCTCCTTCGCCGCCTTCATCGACTCGCTCGATCTCGATCCGGATCTCGAGGAAGATTTCGACGAGGACGAGGCCTGA
- a CDS encoding suppressor of fused domain protein, with protein sequence MNWAHLIETHYRQVWRVEGQRHSFTKGPIDDLPSDFCVLAYPPHEGRAAWTYATRCMSQPGDDVALELHIFSPYASEDIVELLVVTAHYHRTGRRLGLGHTINFGRPWLPGSHCDHALISLPYLDGPTLEILDIGTKTINCDWLIPVTKSEVEFKMRHGLEALERRFEEGNLDYSNPSRKPVV encoded by the coding sequence TTGAACTGGGCACACTTAATTGAAACTCACTATCGGCAGGTGTGGAGAGTCGAGGGCCAACGCCACTCCTTTACCAAAGGCCCAATTGACGATCTTCCCAGCGATTTCTGCGTTCTTGCCTATCCGCCACATGAAGGCCGCGCAGCGTGGACCTATGCTACGCGCTGCATGTCGCAGCCGGGTGACGACGTAGCGCTCGAACTTCACATATTCAGCCCCTACGCCTCGGAGGACATTGTCGAGTTGCTCGTCGTCACGGCCCATTATCATCGGACGGGGAGGAGGCTGGGTCTGGGGCATACGATCAATTTCGGGCGTCCTTGGCTTCCCGGATCACACTGCGACCATGCCCTGATTTCTTTGCCCTATCTCGATGGTCCGACTCTTGAGATCCTCGATATCGGCACGAAGACGATCAACTGCGATTGGCTGATTCCGGTGACGAAATCGGAGGTAGAGTTCAAGATGCGGCACGGCCTTGAGGCTCTGGAGCGGCGCTTTGAAGAGGGCAATCTGGACTACAGCAATCCGTCGCGGAAGCCAGTCGTCTGA
- a CDS encoding toxin-antitoxin system YwqK family antitoxin, translated as MTVLSIAEIPYENGNIEYRYTRTMSPDGTRWIKNGLFHHFYPDGSLSSEGTYVEGREHGLWTDYHPNGQLAARGLYENGKEVGKWEFWNSDGTPDIENDEV; from the coding sequence ATGACTGTGCTCAGCATCGCAGAAATACCATATGAGAACGGTAATATTGAATATCGATACACCAGAACCATGTCACCTGATGGAACACGCTGGATAAAGAATGGCCTGTTCCATCACTTCTATCCAGACGGATCTCTCTCGTCCGAGGGGACATATGTCGAGGGGAGAGAACATGGACTTTGGACTGACTATCACCCAAACGGCCAGCTGGCCGCGAGAGGCCTTTATGAGAACGGCAAAGAGGTCGGGAAGTGGGAGTTTTGGAATAGCGATGGTACGCCCGACATTGAGAATGATGAGGTGTAG
- a CDS encoding ABC transporter ATP-binding protein, with protein sequence MRAEAAGQAGGAGGGAERAVIAVKDLSLTFQTADGPVYALSNVDLTVAEGDFVSFIGPSGCGKTTLLRVIADLEQASSGSILVNGLTPEAARLGRQYGYVFQAPALYPWRTIERNVMLPLEVMGFSAEERAARAARNLELVNLKGFEKKFPWQLSGGMQQRASIARALCFDPKLMLMDEPFGALDEIVRDKLNEQLLELWRTTRKTVVFVTHSIPEAVFLSTRIVVMSPRPGRIIDVIQCDLPRDRTLDIRETPEFLKVAHRVREGLRAGHSYDD encoded by the coding sequence ATGCGGGCCGAGGCTGCGGGACAGGCGGGGGGAGCGGGCGGCGGCGCTGAGCGGGCCGTCATCGCGGTCAAGGACCTTTCCCTCACCTTCCAGACGGCGGACGGCCCGGTCTATGCCCTGTCGAACGTCGATCTCACCGTCGCGGAGGGCGACTTCGTCTCCTTCATCGGCCCGTCGGGCTGCGGCAAGACCACGCTGCTGCGCGTCATCGCCGACCTCGAGCAGGCGAGCTCGGGCTCGATCCTGGTCAACGGCCTGACGCCCGAGGCGGCCCGGCTCGGGCGCCAGTACGGCTATGTCTTCCAGGCGCCGGCGCTCTATCCCTGGCGCACCATCGAGCGCAACGTCATGCTGCCGCTCGAAGTGATGGGATTTTCCGCCGAGGAGCGGGCAGCGCGGGCGGCCCGCAACCTCGAGCTGGTCAACCTCAAGGGGTTCGAGAAGAAGTTTCCCTGGCAGCTCTCCGGCGGCATGCAGCAGCGCGCCTCGATCGCCCGGGCGCTCTGCTTCGACCCCAAGCTGATGCTGATGGACGAGCCCTTCGGCGCGCTCGACGAGATCGTCCGCGACAAGCTCAACGAGCAGCTGCTCGAGCTCTGGCGCACCACGCGCAAGACCGTGGTGTTCGTTACCCATTCGATCCCGGAGGCGGTGTTCCTCTCCACCAGGATCGTGGTGATGTCGCCGCGGCCCGGCCGCATCATCGACGTCATCCAATGCGACCTGCCGCGCGACCGCACGCTCGACATCCGCGAGACGCCGGAGTTCCTGAAGGTGGCGCACCGGGTGCGCGAGGGCCTGAGGGCGGGGCATTCCTATGACGACTGA